The nucleotide sequence ACAAAACTGCACTTAAGTCCCATCCTTTCCATTTCCTAGCTACATGGGCATGTTGCTGACTCATGTAAAAAATTAGAAGGATTGGTAAGCACGTAAGTATGTATTATCATAACTGGCACATGAAGTCTTGCCTAAATTATAGTTCTCTTTCCTACTTGCgtgttaccttttatttttatttatttatttacttattttaacgtttatttatttttgagacagagagagacagagcacgaacgggggagggtcagagagagggagacacagaatctgaaacaggctccaggctctgagctgtcagcacagagctcgacgcgggctcgaactcacaggccgtgagctcatgacctgagccgaagtcagccagccgcttaacagactgagccacccaggcaccccgagtgtTACCTTTTAGATATGCAAATTTGTCAAACCATTTCGGCAGCAGCATTTCTCAGGAAATCTTACCCTTCttgttgctataaatatttgtcattcacttattcaactcAACAAAGATTTAATGACCAATCCCTCTGTGTCCGGAATTCTGCTGGGGGacacaaagatgaagaaaatacattaacTCCTGCCCTCTGAGGGCTGACCTGGAATTTgacctctgttttcttcctgaGAGAGGgggcaaatgtggcaaaatgttaataattagtGAATTAAGGAGAAGGTACATATTAATTGTACTTGCCTTTCAACTTTGCTGTGAATTTAACATGTTTTAAAGCCCAGAGTTGGCGAGAAAATCGATCTCTGTTACTCGGCAGTTGTAACCCATGAGAACCATTATTACCTCCCAGTGTCTCACCTTGATGTTTATCAGATTATGTCTAGTCACCTAGCCGAGGCCTTTTCGGAGAGAAACACTAGTGGAAAATGCTGGGGATAGGAGAAGGCAGGGAGAAATGTCTGGAAAAGTTAACAGGTGTGGTTACCTAGAGCCACACAGCAGGGGCCGTGGAGCACCTGGACACCCAAAGATTGAGGGGCCAAACAGGAAGTGGAGGGCGGAAACCAAGGGATGGGCTCTGAGCTTAAGTCCTGCCCTGTTCATTACCCAATGTCCAGCCGTCTCTGGCCGGTCTTCTCAGGGAGGGTGCGGGGGCATTTGTCACATTCCGTACTCTCCACTGCCAACCAGTGATGACTGATTTGAGCATGGAGATTAAATatgtgggctttggagccagctTGTGTGACTCTCAACCTTGCAGAATGAACTTGGACAAGCTAGTTAGTCCTGTTGACAATGAGGTTTTGCTCCATTCTCGATAGAATTGCAGTAGGTTGTGTGCGAGACATTAATGAGGCAATTTGTGCAGGTGGTTGCACGGGGCTTGTGCATGGCACCCGCTTACTACACGTATGACGGCATATATGTATGACCTCAGTCAACGGTGCTAGTACATACTTGTGCAGAAACTTCTGCTTGACGCCTCTTTGACTCACCCACCGCCCACATCTAGTTTGCCAGCATGTTTCTTctccccgttcatgccctgtgaGGCTATGCctcatctcttctttttattttattttattttttaatgtttatttattttggagagagagacagagacagagcatgagcagggttgaggcagagagagagagggagacacacaatccaaagcaggctccaggctccgagctgtcagcacacagcccaacatgggacttgaactcacagaccgtgagatcatgacctgagctgaagtcggacgcttaaccgactgagccacccaggtgcccctagacctcCATCTCTTATCTGTCCCCTGCAGCAGCCACCTGCCTGCTCTTCCTGCATCTGGGCTtatcccctctcccccagaaTGACATTCTCAAGCTTAACGGAGAATGTCCCCTCCTGCCTGAACCCTCCTGTGGTGCCCATCGGCCATGAATGAACCCCACTCCTGACCCTCACATTGTGGCCCGTGTCCTGCCAGctctccagccccacctctgtctctccccactgcaTTCTGACGTGCTggccttccttctgtccctcagACACACCAGCACTCACCATCCCCTCACAGTTTTTTCACGTGCTCCCTCTGCCTGACCTGCTCTTCCCTCAAGTCTCCACACGTTGCATGCCTGTCATTCAGGTCTCCATTCAAAGGTCatctcctcggggcgcctgggtggcgcagtcggttaagcgtccgacttcagccaggtcacgatctcgcggtcagtgagttcgagccccgcgtcaggctctgggctgatggctcggagcctggagcctgtttccgattctgtctccctctctctctgcccctcccccgttcatgctctgtctctctctgtcccaaaaataaataaaaaacacgttgaaaaaaaaatttaaaaaaaaaaaaacaaaggtcatCTCCTCAAACccctttgcactgctggtgggaatgcaaagtggtgcagccgctctggaaaacagtatggaggttcctcaaaaaaatgaagaataggactaccctacgacccagcaattgcactactaggtatttatccaaaggataacaGGAGTGCTGATTCTATTGGGCCcatgcaccccactgtttatagtagccaaagtatggaaagagtccaaatatccatcgactggtgaatggataaagaagtggaatacacacacacacacacacacacacacactggaatattagctatcaaaaagaatgaaatcttgccatttgcaacaacatagatgcaAGTAGAGTGTATTCTGcgaagcgaaattagagaaaaacaaatatcctatgacttcactcatgtgtggaatttaagacacgaaacagatgaacataacggAAGGGatgcaaaaagaatataaacacataagagactcttaaatacagagaacaaaccgagggttgctagaggggttgtgggtgggaggatgggctaaatgggcgatgggcattattAAGGAAgacgcttgttgggatgagcactgggtgttatacgtaggggatgaatcgctggattctactcctgaaatcaaatCGTTATTGCACAGTATGCTAactgacttggatgtaaatttaagaaaaaaaataattaaaaaaaaaaaaaggtcatctCCTCTGCGAGATCTTCCCTGACCATTCTCTCTAGAGCCACCTTTACCCCACTGGTCACTAGTGCCCTGTTTTATTGTCTTTAAAGCACTTGTCATTATCCAGaatgatttcatttgtttatttcatcctTGTGTGCCTCCTGTTTAGAATGGAGTCACCAGGGAGGTTTACTGTTCATCCAGTAAACAGTCACCTTGGATCTTGTtcgcgggtgtgtgtgtgtgtgtatgtgtatatatgtatgtgtgtgtggacacacagacacactatgtatacacacacacacacacacacacacacacaatatagcACAGactgaagcaacagaaatttattttctcacagttcctgaggaTGGACAGTCCTAGATCCCGGGTCTAAGCACAGGTCAGTTCAGTTTCTAGTGAAatctctcttcctgcttcttgcTGCAACCTCACATagcattttctctcatttcccccTTACATTCCTGTGGAGaggtaatgagagagagagagagagagagagagagagagagagagcgcgctctctggtgtctcttcttatgaAGACAGTTATCTTATTGGATCAGGGCCCTACcgttatgacctcatttaacctggattacctcctctttttttttttttaatttttttaaatgtttatctttgagagagagacagagacagagacagagtgtgagtggggaaggggcgagagagacacagaacctgaagcaggttccaggttccgagctgtcagcacagagcccgatgcggggctcaaactcacaaactgtgagatcgtgacctgagccgaagtcggacgcttaactgactgagccactcaggtgcccctaaccttgATTACCTCCTTAGCGGCTgcatcttcaaatacagtcacactggagGTTTGGATTCCGACATGGGAGTTTCGTGATGCGGGGTACAATTACTCGGTCTATAATGTTCACCACTGTAGTGCCAGCACCAGAACCTAGAAGATAGCCTGGCATGTgctaggcactcaataaatagttgctgaATAAATCAACGAGTCGTGAAAGTCCGCTTTCCTCTAAGTTCATACAGACGCTGCCCCACATCTGGCATTCCATCCTGCAGGTCAGGGTGTGTCCCTGTACATCCCCCAGTCGGCCATCAATGCCACGGTGGAGGAAGACATCTTGCTCTCGGTTGAGTACTCCTGCCATGGCGTCCCCACCATTGAATGGAAGTATACCTCCAACTGGGGCGCACAGAAGATCGTGGAGTGGAAGCCGGGCACTCAGGCCAACATCTCCCAGAGCCACAAggacaggctctgcactttcgACAACGGCTCCATCCAGCTCTTCGGCGTGGGCGTGAGGGACTCGGGCTACTACATCATCACGGTGACGGAGCGCTTGGGGAGCAGCCAGTTTGGCACCATCGTGCTGCACGTGTCGGGTAAGGCAGCCCCCCCGGGGCCTGGCACCTCTCTGAACTGCCCACGTGTGGGGCAGCGACTTTGTGATATTAAAAGAGCCATTATCTTCCCCTTGCCCTGCCCGCCCCGTAGAGATCCTCTACGAAGACCTCCATTTTGTGGCTGTCTTCCTTGCTTTGCTCGCTGCCGTGGCCGCGCTGTTAATCAGCCTCATGTGGGTTTGTAATAAGTGTGCGTATAAAttccagaggaagagaagacacaaactCAAAGGTAATTCTCTGGGCCCTGTGGTGATCCATTCACGCTTTTATGGCAGGAGGTGGTTCTTGTTATCCTGGTCTCACCGagaaccctcccccccaccgtgGCTGGCGGGCAATTGACCGGCTTGTCTTTTGCTTTGCAGAGAGCACCACTGAGGAGATTGAGCTGCAAGATGTGGAGTGTTAGCCAAGGCTGCGCCCAGTTACATTCCTACCTCAAGAGGAGAAGAGTATTTTCCACAAAGGGCGCGAACGCGGCCAATCCgccctcccagcctcctgccGCCCGGCCGTAGCCACACGGTCCCGAGGGGACTGCGGATGTTAGCGAAATTGACTCCGTGGACTCGAGGAGTCTGGATTGGACAAAGTCCGTTCTAGTGCTTGCGAGAAGCTCAAGGAGAAGCGCGCTTGAGGCTTTGGGCCAGAGCCTCGCTCGGCTCCCACTTTGCGGACCCACGCCAGTGGCCTCGTGCTGGTCCGGCCGCTTGCTGGCTACACTCGTCGCGGCCCTGGGGGTGGCCGCTGGAGGCCGCTGGAGGCATCCCCGTGTCCAAGGCCGGAGTGGCCCCGGACCGAGTGTGCAGCCAGCATTGGACAGGCTCTCCGTGTTCCTTTCTGCTCTGCTGgtccctccagcctctgctgCGGGAGCTACTGTGAGAAAACCCGAGGCTTTTAGATGATCTGCCTGCCATGCAGGGGGAGAGACTGGGCCCTAATGAGGTGCTTGGAGTAGACCCTGGGGCCTGGTTAGGGAGAGGGGCTCCGCTTGTTCCTGAGGGACCAGTGTCAGAAGCAAGGAATAGGGAGAAAAtgacctctctcttcctctcgtAGCCCAACATTAATTGGATTTTCCCTCCTCTGGCCCCTACTTAGGCCAGAGTGAGGAACACAGATGTTCATCTCCACTGTGGGCAGCAGCTGGCCTCCAAATGGCTTCCCGACAAGCCAGGTTCTGGTACCTGTGAAAGCGAGCCTGCGTGGTGGGTGGTACGACTGTGCCCCTCGTCACCAACACTTTGTCTCAAGTCAGGCCCTTGCTCCCTCCCAAGTGGGCTTAGGAACACTTGGCGCTCACCTACCTCACAGTCGGGGTATCAGGTGAAGCCCACAGTATGCACAGAGCTCACTGAGCAATTTCAGGAAAGCAGGAGGATTCTTCAAGGGTCTGGAAAGCCAAGCAGTCTACCGAGTGCTGTAAACTGATACACGCTCTGGTGTACCGGGGCTCCACGGGGACCTGGGGACTGGAGCACAAGTGGCCTGGGCTCTTAGGCTCTCGGCTTGTCAGTCACCGTGTTTACTTGAAAGTTTCTCCACCCCGACTTCCATTTGGCAAGCTCTAAATAGGCATGAACTTGTTTTCCAttatcctttctctctccaacACTCTTAGCTACAGACCAAACGCACCAGCCCAATTAGTGGagcattcccttctcttctcctctttgttttttgaaatgtttgtttttgcgagagaggggtggggtggccagggaggggcagagagcgagggggacagaagattcaaaatgggctctgtgctgtcagcagagagcccgacttggggtatgaactcatgaactgtgagatcatgacctgagccgaagtcccatgcttcaccaactgagccactcaggtgcccctctctttgcTTGAAGTCCCCAGTGTCAATATCTTTTCTACTTCCCATGTGGCAAAAAAAGTTGCTTGGAGAAGTTAGGCCTTTCTCTAAATAATCCGGGGTAACAAGAAGGGATTTTTGGAGTAGTCACACAGGAGCTCTGTGCTCTTAGAGAAAGACTCTAAAGGCACTACTTGATTCAAAAGGCAAGAGAGCAGTTGGTCTACACAACTGATTTGTAGCTTGAGCACCTGCACAGAGAAGGTTCTCACCCCCCAGGCCACCTCCTGTGCACCCACTTGTAAGCACGCACACCTGTGCCCTTTCCCCAGGCAGCAGTCAGAGGAAccagtccccccccaccccccgccccgggatgGGTTCCTCATACAAGTCCCCACTATCATGAAGAAGCAGGGTGGGAGTACGGGAATAAAAAGGGGGCCAAGGATAATCTGAttagttctttcttctctttcccacagAAAGCGCATCAGCAGGAAACCCGTTTGGATCTGGGCACCTGCTGGCATCTGTGTGTGCTCTTTTACACCACCTGCTTTCCAGAACTGTGCTTCTAGCTTGTCAGAAGTCAGGGGTGGTACTCTCCAGAATAAAAGGAGAACTGGAAAAGTGGAACCAGTGAGAGGCCTTCATGGCAAACCCAAATGTAAATtaaactgccccccaccccaaagctCATGAAAAGTTATGCCCCTGGCTttccatgtctttattttgcaCTTTTAAAGCTCCCTCCATCCTGAACAGTCTTGTGGAAAGTATTTGATTCCAGAGCCTGAAGTGTTTGtctatttttcagaaaagaaaatctgaaattcCAGAGGTTGGCCACTGGAAATGTTAAgctataaattatgttttaaactgtgaaaaaaaaaattgttgtaaagaacaaaataaagcctGAAAATAAAGCCCCAGCCCTTTGTGTGTGAGCCCAGTCCTGCCAAGCGCTCAGAGGCCCTGGGTGAGGTTTCCATCACCTGTGGGCATTAGAAAAACCTCAGCCACAGCCATGGGTCTGgcacctttttaattttaattttaattttttttcaatatatgaagtttattgtcaaattggtttctatacaacacccagtgctcatcccaaaaggtgccctcaatacccatcacccaccctcccctccctcccaccccccatcaaccctcagtttgttctcagtttttaacagtctcttatgctttggctctctcccactctaacctctttttttttttccttcccttcccccatgggtttctgttaagtttcgcaggatccacataagagtgaaaccatatggtatctgtctttctctgtatggcttatttcacttagcatcacactctccagttccatccacgttgctacaaagggccatatttcattctttctcattgccacgtagtattccattgtgtatataaaccacaatttctgtatccattcatcagttgatggacatttaggctctttccataatttggctattgttgagagtgttgctataaacattggggtacaagtgcccctatgcatcagtattcctgtatcccttgggtaaattcctagcaccgctattgctgggtcatagggtaggtctatttttaattttctgaggaacctccacactgctttccagagcagctgcaccaatttgcattcccaccaacagtgcaagagggttcctgtttctccacatcctcgtctgGCACCTTTTTTAAATGACGAGgaactgtaaacattttttagtgATTCTGAAAAACACCTGCCCGTCATTCTGCCCTGCATCCTCCCAGAAGCCTAATTGGAAGTTTTTGCTTCCAGAGTATTAATCATAATTCAACAGAGTCCTTTCTGCTTCCGGAAAGGGCTGAAATAAAGATGTGACCATTGTACCACCGCGTTCAACAGTGCGTGAGATGCCGCACGGAACATAACATGCTCTGTCAACAGAACGTCCTCTCAGATTGCGATCTAAGAAAATTAGAAAGGTATACACTGTACTTTCTCATTTCATCGTGTTCCGGGTTTGGAAGGACGGCGGAGGCCCCCGTGGGAGGCACGCACAGCACGCCACGCCCCCTTGAGATAGAAGTCACAGGAAGGTGAGGAGCTGCGCAGTGCGAGGTAGCCAGTTCTGAGACCTGCCCTGAGCAGGAGCCTGCTGTCAAACCCTGGGGCAAGGGGAACCCTCCCTCTGCCATCGGTTGCATGGAAACCCATCCCAGCCTGGGTTTCTTTGGCCGCTGCAGGGAAGCAGCGAGCACCTCTGGTTTAGGGACGCAGAGCCAGGCCTGTGGCCACTGTGGGCGCGTCTGTCCACAACGCAACTTCTCAAGGGGTGGCGGCCTTTCCAGTCGGCGCGTGGTGAGGCTCAGGACACCACTTCCATTGCCTTTTAGAAATCGGGTGGGCGTTGGGGCTTGGTTTCATTGCAAAGGTGAGAAATCCttctttaaaattgaaatgataCTCAAGTCTgtatataaagtaaaaagtaaaattctcCCTCAAGTCCTACTCCTCAGAGGGAAGAGTAGTTACATTGGGCATGTATCCTTTCAGCCGTAGGCATCTGTgaacacctctctctctctctctctctctctctctctctctttctctccatgcaCACATCCCAATAgtccatctgttttctttttaggcAAATGGGCTTCTGTGATATGTGTTATCCTACAATTGGCTTGTTTTCCCTTAATGTTTCTTAGGCATTATTTCGTGTCTCTACTTATTCCTAAACTTCATTCTTATTGCCTGCACAGTGCAATCCCTAGCATGGATACATTCCAATTGTTCACTCAGAAGgtactttttatttcaaatgatatATACGAAAATAAATATCT is from Neofelis nebulosa isolate mNeoNeb1 chromosome 10, mNeoNeb1.pri, whole genome shotgun sequence and encodes:
- the VSTM5 gene encoding V-set and transmembrane domain-containing protein 5; translated protein: MRPLPSGSRKNRGVSLGLLALCLTAACCLQSQGVSLYIPQSAINATVEEDILLSVEYSCHGVPTIEWKYTSNWGAQKIVEWKPGTQANISQSHKDRLCTFDNGSIQLFGVGVRDSGYYIITVTERLGSSQFGTIVLHVSEILYEDLHFVAVFLALLAAVAALLISLMWVCNKCAYKFQRKRRHKLKESTTEEIELQDVEC